Proteins encoded within one genomic window of Prauserella marina:
- a CDS encoding VOC family protein, with the protein MNNPGVWPSLLYRDAEAARTFLTEVFGFTETLTVRAEDGVAIAHGELVWPEGGGIMYGSRSECGHDLPKPESPQWIYVVADDPDAVYGRALAAGATIAEKPYDTDYGSRNVGIADTEGNVWTFGTYPGTTSPATG; encoded by the coding sequence ATGAACAATCCAGGAGTATGGCCGTCCCTGCTGTACCGGGACGCGGAGGCCGCGCGAACGTTTCTCACCGAGGTCTTCGGGTTCACCGAGACCCTGACCGTGCGCGCCGAGGACGGAGTCGCGATCGCGCACGGCGAGCTGGTGTGGCCGGAGGGCGGCGGGATCATGTACGGCTCGCGTTCGGAGTGCGGGCACGACCTGCCGAAGCCGGAGTCGCCACAGTGGATCTACGTCGTCGCCGACGATCCGGACGCCGTGTATGGCAGGGCACTCGCCGCGGGTGCCACGATCGCGGAGAAGCCGTATGACACCGACTACGGCTCCCGCAACGTCGGTATCGCCGACACCGAGGGCAACGTGTGGACGTTCGGCACCTACCCGGGTACTACCTCACCGGCGACTGGTTGA
- a CDS encoding penicillin-binding transpeptidase domain-containing protein: protein MAHRAARGGRVGAVLVTVALVVAGCGVFGGNGPQEVTEEFLGAFAAGDTAAAAALTDSPKSAKAVLDQARSALKPRSVKGTVHEAKETGENSGAAEASAEYSLAWRLGNGGRWDYPATAKLRTIDGEWKLRWSPSLVHPELGAQQTIALRTQPAPLAPVLDRDGAPLLQTDTVVSVLVDPEEAGEELDSVAGALGSALNPIDDGITKRSVLEGIKKTEKGKPYVVAALRSADYQRVKPAIYELPGVRFTSQERLLAVDKDLGSQILPAIRGTVQDKAAGTEGWRVVTVSATGAEGGELHNEQPKPAEAFTSTLSIAAQTAAERALDGADGSAMLVAMEASTGELLAVAQNAKADEQGAVALTGRFPPGSTFKIVTAVAALTANATTADSTVDCPATTTIGNRRIPNDNEFALGKVPLHTAFARSCNTTFSQLAAGLPADALGKSAQDLGIGADFVVPGITTITGSAPRAEDPVQRAENGIGQGTVLASPFGMAVAVSTVATGKTPTPSLVRGMASEATRLGEPVKPEVLDTVRTMMREVVTDGTARALNDLPGVAGKTGTAQFGDGKNAHGWFAGYQGDIAFAVLVEGANSSSPAVDVTHRFLADLR, encoded by the coding sequence GTGGCCCACCGGGCCGCGAGGGGTGGCAGGGTCGGTGCCGTACTTGTGACCGTGGCGCTCGTCGTGGCCGGATGCGGCGTGTTCGGCGGGAACGGCCCCCAGGAGGTCACCGAGGAGTTCCTCGGCGCGTTCGCCGCTGGCGACACCGCGGCCGCCGCCGCGCTGACCGATTCGCCGAAGTCCGCGAAAGCGGTACTCGACCAGGCTCGCTCGGCGCTGAAGCCGCGCTCGGTCAAGGGCACCGTGCACGAGGCCAAGGAGACGGGGGAGAACTCGGGGGCGGCCGAGGCGAGCGCCGAGTACTCGCTCGCATGGCGGCTCGGCAACGGAGGGCGCTGGGACTACCCCGCGACCGCGAAGCTGCGCACCATCGACGGCGAGTGGAAGCTGCGCTGGTCACCCTCGCTCGTCCACCCCGAACTCGGCGCGCAGCAGACCATCGCGCTGCGCACGCAACCCGCTCCGCTCGCGCCCGTGCTCGACAGGGACGGCGCTCCGCTGCTGCAAACCGACACCGTGGTGAGCGTGCTGGTGGATCCGGAGGAAGCGGGGGAGGAACTGGATTCGGTCGCCGGCGCGCTCGGCTCCGCGCTCAACCCGATCGACGATGGCATCACCAAGCGGTCGGTGCTCGAAGGAATCAAGAAGACCGAAAAGGGCAAGCCCTACGTCGTGGCAGCCCTGCGATCGGCCGACTACCAGCGGGTCAAGCCCGCCATCTACGAGTTGCCCGGCGTACGGTTCACCAGCCAGGAACGCCTGCTCGCCGTCGATAAGGACCTCGGAAGCCAGATACTTCCCGCGATCAGGGGAACCGTGCAGGACAAGGCGGCGGGCACCGAGGGCTGGCGGGTCGTGACCGTAAGCGCGACCGGCGCCGAAGGCGGGGAACTGCACAACGAGCAGCCCAAGCCCGCCGAGGCGTTCACGAGCACGCTCAGTATCGCGGCCCAGACCGCAGCTGAGCGAGCGCTCGATGGAGCGGACGGCTCGGCCATGCTCGTCGCGATGGAGGCATCCACCGGCGAACTGCTCGCCGTCGCGCAGAACGCGAAGGCCGACGAACAGGGCGCGGTCGCGCTCACCGGCCGGTTCCCGCCCGGTTCCACCTTCAAGATCGTCACCGCGGTCGCCGCGCTCACCGCGAACGCGACCACGGCCGACTCCACAGTGGACTGCCCGGCGACGACGACGATCGGCAACCGGCGCATTCCCAACGACAACGAGTTCGCGCTGGGGAAGGTGCCGCTGCACACGGCATTCGCGAGGTCGTGCAACACCACGTTCTCCCAGCTGGCGGCCGGGCTGCCGGCCGACGCGCTCGGCAAGAGCGCGCAGGATCTGGGCATCGGCGCCGACTTCGTCGTGCCTGGCATCACCACCATCACCGGCTCGGCGCCCCGTGCCGAGGATCCGGTGCAGCGGGCCGAGAACGGCATCGGGCAGGGCACGGTGCTGGCGAGCCCGTTCGGGATGGCGGTCGCCGTCTCGACGGTGGCCACCGGCAAAACGCCGACCCCGAGCCTGGTGAGGGGCATGGCTTCCGAGGCGACCAGGCTGGGCGAGCCGGTCAAGCCCGAGGTGCTGGACACCGTCAGGACGATGATGCGCGAGGTGGTCACCGACGGCACCGCGCGGGCATTGAACGACCTTCCCGGGGTTGCGGGCAAGACCGGAACCGCCCAGTTCGGCGACGGCAAGAACGCGCACGGCTGGTTCGCCGGATACCAGGGCGACATCGCGTTCGCCGTGCTCGTCGAGGGTGCGAACTCGTCCTCGCCCGCCGTCGACGTGACCCACCGGTTCCTCGCTGACCTGCGATGA
- the dxr gene encoding 1-deoxy-D-xylulose-5-phosphate reductoisomerase, giving the protein MNTPRTVLVLGSTGSIGTQALDVVTRNPDLFRIAGLAAGGSDPRSLAEQAIAHGVDAVAVTKATAVEDVQLALYAEAQRRGYSRGEYRLPRIFAGVEATAELISAVPVDVVLNGIPGSRGLVPTLRALETGASLALANKESLIAGGPLVLAAAKPGQLVPVDSEHSALAQALRGGDADEVDRLVLTASGGPFRGRSREEMSDVTPADALAHPTWAMGPLVTINSATLVNKGLELIEAHLLFGIACDRIDVAVHPQSIVHSMVTFVDGATIAQASPPDMRLPIALALNWPRRVPGATAPCSWAEASSWTFEPLDDTAFPAVELARHAGTAGGCLPAVFNAANEELVGGFLAQNTRFTSIVDTVQKVVEAADQWRRAPRDVEDVFAAEQWARERAVAISTGGK; this is encoded by the coding sequence ATGAACACACCACGCACCGTGCTCGTGCTCGGCTCGACGGGCTCGATCGGCACGCAGGCGCTCGACGTCGTGACGCGAAATCCGGACCTGTTCCGGATCGCCGGTCTCGCCGCGGGCGGCTCCGATCCGAGGTCGCTCGCGGAGCAGGCCATCGCGCACGGGGTGGACGCGGTCGCCGTGACGAAGGCGACCGCCGTCGAGGATGTTCAGCTCGCGCTGTACGCGGAAGCGCAGCGCCGGGGGTACTCGCGGGGCGAGTACCGGTTGCCGAGAATCTTCGCGGGCGTCGAAGCCACCGCCGAATTGATCTCGGCGGTACCGGTCGACGTCGTGCTCAACGGCATTCCCGGTTCGCGGGGTCTCGTGCCGACGCTGCGGGCGCTGGAGACCGGCGCCTCGCTCGCGCTTGCCAACAAGGAATCGCTCATCGCTGGCGGGCCGCTCGTGCTGGCCGCCGCGAAACCGGGACAGCTCGTTCCCGTCGACTCCGAGCACTCCGCGCTGGCGCAGGCACTGCGCGGTGGGGACGCCGACGAGGTCGACCGGCTCGTGCTCACCGCGTCCGGCGGGCCGTTTCGCGGTCGCTCGCGCGAGGAGATGAGCGACGTCACTCCCGCCGACGCGCTCGCGCACCCCACCTGGGCGATGGGCCCGCTCGTCACGATCAACTCGGCGACACTCGTCAACAAGGGCCTCGAACTCATCGAGGCACACCTGCTGTTCGGGATTGCCTGTGACCGGATCGACGTCGCCGTGCACCCTCAGTCGATCGTGCATTCGATGGTGACCTTCGTCGACGGCGCGACGATCGCGCAGGCCAGCCCGCCCGACATGCGGCTGCCGATCGCGCTCGCGTTGAACTGGCCGCGCAGGGTTCCCGGCGCGACGGCGCCGTGTAGCTGGGCCGAAGCGTCGTCGTGGACCTTCGAACCACTCGACGACACCGCGTTTCCCGCCGTCGAACTCGCGAGGCACGCTGGAACGGCGGGCGGTTGCCTTCCGGCGGTCTTCAACGCGGCGAACGAGGAACTCGTCGGCGGGTTCCTGGCACAGAACACCCGCTTCACGTCCATCGTGGACACTGTGCAGAAGGTGGTCGAGGCCGCCGACCAGTGGCGTCGTGCACCACGCGATGTCGAGGACGTCTTCGCCGCGGAACAATGGGCGCGCGAGCGCGCCGTCGCCATCAGCACTGGAGGGAAGTAG
- a CDS encoding SDR family NAD(P)-dependent oxidoreductase, with the protein MSDDMKDDDTKAGGKAEEGAADEAVPPKKTYSRRRLITTGTVAAGAAAVAGAVGGVALVSGGQPTPVIEPSGATRFTDKVVLITGATSGIGRAAAIRFAREGAMVGFCGRREELGREVEREIKAEGGEATYIRADVREAAEVKAFVDRIAGKYGGLDACFNNAGITVQKPLHEYTEDEWDDVVGTDLRGAFLSLKYEIPHLVERGGGVVLVTSSTVGISASGGQSAYAAAKAGVLGMVKSASLDYAADGIRINALLPGTTNTDFVRGTAGALDLPDAVWDTMAKTWAKSNVPGMRRMATADEVAAFAVTLTSTDFPFLTGSQLSLAGGINAYG; encoded by the coding sequence ATGAGCGACGACATGAAGGACGACGACACCAAGGCCGGGGGGAAGGCCGAGGAGGGGGCCGCCGACGAGGCGGTGCCGCCGAAAAAGACCTACAGCCGCCGCAGGCTGATCACGACGGGGACGGTGGCGGCGGGTGCGGCGGCGGTCGCGGGAGCGGTGGGCGGCGTCGCGCTCGTGAGCGGTGGTCAGCCGACCCCGGTGATCGAACCCTCCGGTGCGACCAGGTTCACGGACAAGGTCGTCCTCATCACAGGAGCCACCTCGGGCATCGGAAGGGCCGCCGCGATCCGGTTCGCGCGTGAAGGCGCCATGGTGGGCTTCTGCGGGCGGCGAGAGGAACTGGGCCGCGAGGTCGAAAGAGAGATCAAGGCCGAGGGCGGTGAGGCCACCTACATCCGTGCCGACGTTCGTGAGGCAGCCGAGGTGAAGGCCTTCGTCGACCGGATCGCGGGGAAGTACGGCGGGCTCGACGCCTGCTTCAACAACGCGGGCATCACCGTCCAAAAGCCACTGCACGAGTACACCGAGGACGAGTGGGACGACGTCGTCGGCACCGACCTGCGCGGTGCCTTCCTTTCGCTGAAGTACGAGATTCCGCATCTCGTCGAGCGGGGAGGCGGTGTCGTGCTCGTGACGTCCTCGACGGTGGGAATTTCGGCCTCCGGTGGCCAGAGTGCCTACGCCGCCGCGAAGGCGGGCGTGCTCGGGATGGTGAAATCAGCCTCGCTCGACTACGCGGCCGACGGGATCCGGATCAACGCTCTGCTGCCGGGCACGACGAACACCGACTTCGTCCGCGGCACCGCGGGCGCGCTCGACCTTCCGGACGCGGTGTGGGACACGATGGCGAAGACGTGGGCGAAGTCCAACGTCCCCGGAATGCGGCGGATGGCCACGGCCGACGAGGTCGCCGCGTTCGCCGTCACTCTCACCTCGACGGACTTTCCGTTCCTGACCGGCTCGCAGCTGTCGCTCGCCGGCGGCATCAACGCCTACGGCTGA
- the ispG gene encoding flavodoxin-dependent (E)-4-hydroxy-3-methylbut-2-enyl-diphosphate synthase yields the protein MTVDLGLPATPPPVLSERRKTRQLQVGQVGVGSDHPISVQSMTTTVTADINATLQQIAELTAAGCDIVRVACPSADDAEALPAIARKSKIPVIADIHFQPRYVFAAIEAGCAAVRVNPGNIKKFDDKVAEIAKAAGEHGTPIRIGVNAGSLDKRLMEKYGKATPEALAESALWEASLFAEHDFHDLKISVKHNDPVVMVRAYELLAEQCDYPLHLGVTEAGPAFQGTIKSAVAFGALLRQGIGDTIRVSLSAPPVEEVKVGTQILQSLNLRPRKLEIVSCPSCGRAQVDVYKLADEVTAGLEGMEVPLRVAVMGCVVNGPGEAREADLGVASGNGKGQIFVKGEVIKTVPEHQIVETLIEEAMRIAEESGEQGEPVVTVG from the coding sequence ATGACCGTCGATTTGGGTTTGCCGGCCACTCCGCCCCCCGTACTCTCCGAACGCCGAAAGACCCGCCAGCTCCAGGTTGGCCAGGTCGGCGTCGGAAGCGACCATCCGATCTCCGTACAGTCGATGACCACCACCGTCACCGCTGACATCAACGCCACCCTGCAACAGATCGCCGAACTGACGGCGGCGGGTTGCGACATCGTCAGGGTCGCCTGCCCCAGTGCCGACGACGCCGAGGCGCTGCCGGCGATCGCCCGTAAGTCGAAGATTCCCGTCATCGCCGACATCCACTTCCAGCCGAGGTACGTCTTCGCCGCCATCGAGGCGGGTTGCGCCGCGGTGCGGGTCAATCCGGGCAATATCAAGAAGTTCGACGACAAGGTCGCCGAGATCGCCAAGGCCGCCGGCGAGCACGGCACCCCGATTCGCATCGGGGTCAACGCCGGTTCGCTCGACAAGCGGCTGATGGAGAAGTACGGCAAGGCCACTCCAGAGGCGCTGGCCGAGTCCGCGCTGTGGGAGGCGTCGCTGTTCGCCGAACACGACTTCCACGACCTCAAGATCTCGGTCAAGCACAACGATCCCGTCGTGATGGTGCGGGCCTACGAGTTGCTCGCCGAGCAGTGCGACTATCCGCTGCACCTCGGCGTCACCGAGGCGGGCCCCGCGTTCCAGGGCACGATCAAGTCCGCCGTCGCCTTCGGCGCGCTGCTGCGCCAGGGCATCGGCGACACGATCAGGGTGTCGCTTTCGGCCCCTCCCGTCGAAGAGGTCAAGGTCGGCACGCAGATCTTGCAGTCGCTGAACCTGCGGCCCCGCAAGCTGGAGATCGTGTCCTGTCCCTCGTGCGGCAGGGCGCAGGTCGACGTCTACAAGCTGGCCGACGAGGTCACCGCTGGGCTGGAGGGCATGGAGGTTCCGCTGCGCGTCGCTGTCATGGGCTGTGTCGTGAACGGGCCGGGCGAGGCGAGGGAAGCGGATCTCGGTGTCGCCTCCGGCAACGGAAAGGGCCAGATCTTCGTCAAGGGCGAGGTGATCAAGACGGTGCCGGAGCACCAGATCGTCGAAACCCTCATCGAGGAAGCCATGCGCATCGCCGAGGAGTCCGGCGAGCAGGGTGAGCCGGTCGTCACGGTCGGTTGA
- a CDS encoding DUF2631 domain-containing protein, whose protein sequence is MAGKAVEKRAGTEVDPRDEPSAEWGWHGTFPKATQIAGWFTVFALLIMLIGNHENKTEDTWLIGTAVLLAIGLIFDIRRRRLSWRR, encoded by the coding sequence GTGGCTGGCAAGGCGGTCGAGAAGCGCGCTGGTACCGAGGTCGACCCTCGCGACGAGCCCTCGGCGGAGTGGGGCTGGCACGGTACCTTCCCGAAGGCCACCCAGATCGCGGGCTGGTTCACCGTGTTCGCGCTGCTGATCATGTTGATCGGCAACCACGAGAACAAGACGGAGGACACCTGGCTGATCGGCACCGCCGTGCTGCTGGCCATCGGCCTCATCTTCGACATCCGGCGCAGGCGCCTTTCCTGGCGGCGCTGA
- a CDS encoding helix-turn-helix domain-containing protein — translation MAGDEWAVREPHPELRRHVSRYIGYTQSGNLPSVHRGLPSRHVTVSISLAAPIRVLALPDGTGKPSSLTGLVGGIHVGPALIAQDAFQSGIQLELNPLGTAALLGVSSAELAGDIVDLADFGSPALASLAARLAETPTWRGRFAVLDAVLRAQLAESGGVPAEIEWAWRRLTGAAGALRVADLASEVGWSRRHFGERFRRELGLSPKQASRVLRFERANTLLRGEPTATRGGLAELAVLCGYYDQAHLTNEWQALAGCSPGAWIAEELPFLQAGAEGERSDSFA, via the coding sequence ATGGCGGGCGACGAGTGGGCTGTGCGGGAGCCGCACCCCGAGCTGCGCCGTCATGTCTCCCGCTACATCGGTTACACCCAGAGCGGGAATCTGCCTTCCGTGCACCGCGGCCTGCCGAGCAGGCACGTCACCGTGAGCATCAGTCTCGCCGCGCCCATTCGCGTGCTCGCCCTGCCGGACGGCACGGGAAAGCCGTCGAGCCTCACCGGACTCGTCGGCGGAATACACGTGGGGCCCGCTTTGATCGCCCAGGACGCGTTCCAGAGTGGAATCCAGCTCGAACTGAACCCGCTCGGCACGGCGGCCCTGCTCGGAGTCTCCTCGGCCGAACTGGCAGGCGACATCGTCGACCTCGCCGACTTCGGCTCGCCAGCGCTCGCGTCGCTGGCGGCAAGGCTCGCGGAGACACCGACCTGGCGGGGCCGGTTCGCCGTACTCGACGCGGTGCTCAGAGCGCAGCTCGCGGAAAGCGGCGGCGTGCCTGCCGAGATCGAGTGGGCGTGGCGGCGGCTGACGGGTGCCGCTGGGGCACTCAGGGTCGCCGATCTCGCGAGCGAGGTCGGCTGGAGCCGCAGGCATTTCGGGGAACGATTCCGGCGCGAGCTGGGGCTTTCACCGAAGCAGGCGAGCAGGGTGCTGCGCTTCGAGCGCGCAAACACCCTGCTGCGCGGCGAGCCGACGGCAACGAGGGGAGGGCTGGCGGAACTCGCCGTGCTGTGCGGGTACTACGACCAGGCCCACCTGACCAACGAGTGGCAGGCCCTCGCGGGCTGTAGCCCCGGTGCCTGGATCGCCGAAGAGCTCCCATTTCTGCAAGCCGGGGCCGAAGGCGAGCGGTCAGACTCCTTCGCATGA
- a CDS encoding mycofactocin-coupled SDR family oxidoreductase, with the protein MGRLAGKVAFITGAARGQGRSHAVKLAEEGADIIAIDTTATVGSVPYPLATADDLAETVRQVEALDRRIVAADADVRDTSALAKVVEQGVAELGRLDIVLANAGISSPAPTLEMSDQTWQDMIDINLTGVWKSLKVSVPHIVSGGRGGSVVITSSLAAIYANENTAHYSAAKAGLVMLMKVMAKELAPHDIRVNTVHPTTVATDMILNEATYRLFRPDVENPGRAEFEEAARTLNRLPVAALEPEDITNAILYLVSDQGRYVTGTTHVVDAGGAL; encoded by the coding sequence ATGGGGCGGTTAGCTGGCAAGGTCGCTTTCATCACGGGTGCCGCACGCGGGCAAGGGCGCAGTCATGCCGTGAAGCTCGCCGAGGAAGGCGCCGACATCATCGCGATCGACACGACCGCCACCGTCGGGAGTGTCCCCTATCCGCTGGCGACGGCGGACGATCTCGCGGAGACCGTCCGCCAGGTCGAAGCACTCGATCGCAGGATCGTCGCGGCCGACGCCGACGTCCGCGACACCTCGGCACTCGCCAAGGTCGTCGAGCAGGGAGTCGCCGAACTGGGCAGGCTCGACATCGTGCTCGCCAACGCGGGCATCTCGTCACCGGCACCGACACTGGAGATGAGCGATCAGACCTGGCAGGACATGATCGACATCAACCTGACGGGCGTGTGGAAGTCGCTCAAGGTGTCGGTCCCGCACATCGTGTCCGGCGGGCGCGGCGGTTCCGTCGTCATCACCAGTTCTCTCGCCGCGATCTACGCCAACGAGAACACCGCGCACTACTCCGCGGCCAAGGCAGGTCTCGTCATGCTCATGAAGGTCATGGCAAAGGAACTCGCCCCGCACGACATCAGGGTCAACACGGTGCATCCGACGACGGTGGCCACCGACATGATCCTCAACGAGGCGACCTACCGCCTTTTCCGGCCCGACGTCGAGAACCCCGGCCGCGCCGAGTTCGAGGAAGCCGCCCGCACGCTGAACAGGCTGCCGGTGGCAGCGCTCGAACCGGAGGACATCACCAACGCGATCCTCTACCTCGTTTCCGACCAGGGTCGCTACGTCACCGGCACGACCCACGTCGTCGACGCCGGTGGTGCTCTCTGA
- a CDS encoding M50 family metallopeptidase, protein MLVYILGVVLFALGICVSVALHEAGHMLTAKAFGMKVRRYFVGFGPTIFSFRRGETEYGLKAIPLGGFCDIAGMTALDEVTPDEAPRAMYRYKTWKRTVVLSAGSVTHFILGFIVLYLMAITMGLPNLTSKPVVSEVSECVRGGATAAEVNDPVCQPGDPAPAKVAGLLAGDEVVAVGGQNITSWSQLLVAVQNSSGPTDITVLRDGQRTTLNVDVPQVTRPVQGGGTEQVGAIGVAPASLLPYGPVAALGGTAVFTGDLLAETWQRLLEFPERIPAVVESIFGAERDPNTPVSVVGASRIGGEAVEQGLWEVFLFLLASLNFFIGIFNLLPLLPLDGGHIAVTWYERVRDWLRKLRGKVPGGPVDYSKLNAVTAVIVVIGGAVVLLTVTADIVNPIRLAP, encoded by the coding sequence GTGCTCGTCTACATCCTGGGAGTCGTGCTCTTCGCACTCGGGATCTGCGTGTCCGTCGCGCTGCACGAGGCCGGGCACATGCTCACCGCGAAGGCCTTCGGCATGAAGGTCAGGCGGTATTTCGTCGGCTTCGGGCCCACGATCTTCTCGTTCCGCCGAGGTGAGACCGAGTACGGCCTCAAGGCCATCCCGCTCGGTGGTTTCTGCGACATCGCGGGAATGACGGCTCTCGACGAGGTGACGCCGGACGAGGCGCCGAGGGCGATGTACCGCTACAAGACGTGGAAGCGGACCGTCGTGCTCTCGGCGGGCTCGGTGACCCATTTCATCCTCGGGTTCATCGTGCTGTACCTGATGGCGATCACCATGGGGCTGCCGAACCTCACCAGCAAGCCGGTGGTCTCCGAGGTCTCCGAGTGTGTCAGGGGCGGTGCCACCGCCGCCGAGGTCAACGACCCGGTGTGCCAGCCAGGCGACCCCGCTCCCGCGAAGGTGGCCGGTCTGCTCGCCGGTGACGAGGTCGTCGCGGTCGGCGGCCAGAACATCACGTCGTGGAGCCAGCTGCTCGTGGCCGTGCAGAACTCCTCCGGCCCCACCGACATCACCGTGCTCAGGGACGGGCAGCGTACGACGCTGAACGTCGACGTACCGCAGGTGACCAGGCCGGTCCAGGGCGGTGGAACCGAGCAGGTCGGCGCCATCGGCGTCGCCCCGGCGAGCCTGCTGCCCTACGGGCCGGTCGCCGCGCTCGGCGGTACCGCGGTCTTCACCGGCGACCTGCTTGCCGAGACGTGGCAGCGGCTGCTCGAATTCCCCGAGCGGATCCCCGCCGTCGTGGAGTCGATCTTCGGTGCGGAGCGCGATCCGAACACGCCGGTCAGTGTCGTCGGTGCGAGCCGGATCGGTGGCGAGGCCGTCGAGCAGGGCCTGTGGGAAGTGTTCCTGTTCCTGCTGGCCAGCCTTAACTTCTTCATCGGCATCTTCAACCTGCTGCCGCTGTTGCCGCTCGACGGCGGGCACATCGCGGTGACCTGGTACGAGCGGGTCAGGGACTGGCTCCGCAAGCTGCGGGGCAAGGTGCCTGGAGGACCGGTCGACTACTCGAAACTCAACGCGGTGACGGCAGTCATCGTCGTCATCGGCGGAGCGGTTGTACTACTCACCGTGACTGCCGATATCGTCAATCCCATTCGACTCGCGCCCTGA
- a CDS encoding mycofactocin-coupled SDR family oxidoreductase, translating into MGLLDGKVALITGGARGQGRAHAVTCAKEGADIIVADIASQLSTVDYPMAEPDDLAETVTLVEALDRRAIGVQADVRDQAALDDAVALGIAEFGRIDILIANAGIWTGGSFWELTEVSWDEMIGTNLTGVWKSAKAVAPHMIERGSGSIVITSSVNGLEPGPGYAAYVSAKHGVIGLMKSIALELAPHGVRCNAISPGAIDTPMINHQRAWNMFAGHEGGTEADFRTAGYHYGALKGTTFLDPRAVANAALYLNSDLAEAVTGVTIPVEAGHLLLPGVNQSPVR; encoded by the coding sequence ATGGGCCTGCTCGACGGCAAGGTCGCCCTCATCACCGGTGGCGCGCGAGGCCAGGGCAGGGCGCACGCGGTGACCTGCGCGAAGGAGGGCGCCGACATCATCGTCGCCGACATCGCGAGCCAACTCTCCACTGTGGACTACCCGATGGCGGAACCGGATGATCTCGCGGAAACGGTGACGCTCGTCGAGGCACTGGACAGGAGGGCGATCGGGGTCCAGGCCGACGTCAGGGACCAGGCCGCGCTCGACGACGCCGTCGCACTCGGCATCGCCGAGTTCGGCCGGATCGACATCCTGATCGCCAACGCGGGCATCTGGACCGGCGGCTCGTTCTGGGAACTGACCGAAGTGTCGTGGGACGAGATGATCGGCACCAACCTCACCGGGGTGTGGAAATCGGCGAAAGCCGTGGCCCCGCACATGATCGAGCGCGGGAGCGGATCGATCGTGATCACCTCGTCGGTGAACGGCCTCGAACCCGGTCCCGGCTACGCCGCCTACGTCTCGGCCAAACACGGCGTCATCGGCCTGATGAAGAGCATCGCGCTCGAACTGGCACCGCACGGGGTGCGCTGCAACGCGATCAGCCCCGGCGCCATCGACACCCCGATGATCAACCACCAGCGCGCGTGGAACATGTTCGCTGGGCACGAGGGCGGAACCGAGGCCGACTTCCGCACGGCCGGATACCACTACGGCGCGCTGAAAGGCACGACGTTCCTCGATCCCCGGGCCGTCGCGAACGCGGCGCTCTATCTCAATTCCGACCTCGCCGAGGCGGTCACCGGAGTGACCATCCCGGTCGAGGCCGGACACCTGCTGCTGCCGGGGGTCAACCAGTCGCCGGTGAGGTAG
- a CDS encoding DUF4081 domain-containing GNAT family N-acetyltransferase produces MLRLAGARLLDDKDYPAVRAALAADPVGACMVSARIEIAGLDPWRLGGELWGTEGRPSRGGGLQGLCFSGPNMIPLRGTPAALRSFADRALRRQRTCSSLVGPSEQVLGLWDELTTEWGPAREVRHDQPLMALDGRPRTKGDPRVRAVRVEELERYLPAAIAMFIEEVGVDPRAGDGGASYRARVAELISSGRAFARFDDGEVVFKAEIGALSRGVGQIQGVWVHPDRRGQGLGVAGTAAVAERLVTGMGRTASLYVNSYNAPALSVYRKIGFRQVGRYATVLF; encoded by the coding sequence GTGTTGCGGCTTGCAGGAGCGCGGCTGCTCGACGACAAGGATTACCCGGCGGTTCGCGCGGCGCTCGCCGCGGACCCGGTGGGCGCCTGCATGGTGTCCGCACGCATCGAGATCGCCGGGCTCGATCCATGGCGGCTGGGCGGCGAACTGTGGGGGACCGAAGGCAGGCCCTCGCGTGGTGGTGGCCTGCAAGGTTTGTGCTTTTCCGGCCCCAACATGATCCCGTTGCGCGGCACCCCTGCCGCGCTGCGTTCCTTCGCCGACCGCGCGCTGCGGCGGCAGCGCACCTGCTCCTCGCTGGTCGGGCCCTCCGAGCAGGTACTCGGCCTGTGGGACGAGCTGACGACGGAGTGGGGGCCGGCAAGGGAGGTCCGGCACGACCAGCCGCTGATGGCCCTCGACGGCAGGCCGAGGACGAAGGGCGATCCGCGCGTGCGCGCGGTGCGCGTCGAGGAACTGGAGCGCTACCTTCCCGCCGCCATCGCCATGTTCATCGAAGAGGTCGGGGTCGATCCGAGGGCTGGAGACGGCGGAGCGAGCTACCGGGCGAGGGTCGCGGAGCTGATCTCAAGTGGAAGGGCCTTCGCGAGGTTCGACGACGGCGAAGTGGTGTTCAAGGCCGAGATCGGCGCGCTGTCGCGTGGCGTCGGCCAGATCCAGGGCGTGTGGGTGCACCCCGACCGGCGAGGGCAGGGGCTCGGCGTAGCCGGAACCGCCGCCGTCGCCGAGCGGCTCGTCACCGGGATGGGCCGCACCGCGAGCCTTTACGTGAACAGCTACAACGCTCCCGCGCTCTCGGTGTACCGCAAGATCGGCTTCCGTCAGGTCGGCCGGTACGCCACCGTACTGTTCTGA